From the Chitinolyticbacter meiyuanensis genome, one window contains:
- a CDS encoding response regulator: MTVRVLLIDDHTLFRSGVRQLLQRQDDVDVVAEAADGVEGLKRAKACNPDVILLDLNMPGLSGLDTLQLLGQEVPESRVVMLTVSEEADELAEALHRGAMGYLVKNIDVAALVAAVHKAARGEPVIADCMTTKLVARFREQAPQPAAAPTDRDRLTPREREIAACLARGESNKEIARSLDVSESTVKIHVQNILKKLNLSSRVQVAVYAVEHGLVDPG; this comes from the coding sequence ATGACCGTGCGCGTGCTGTTGATTGATGACCATACGCTGTTCCGCTCCGGCGTACGGCAGCTGCTGCAGCGGCAGGATGACGTAGACGTGGTGGCCGAGGCAGCCGATGGCGTGGAAGGTTTGAAGCGTGCCAAGGCCTGCAATCCCGATGTGATCCTGCTGGATCTCAACATGCCGGGCCTGTCCGGACTCGATACGTTGCAACTTTTGGGGCAGGAAGTGCCCGAATCCAGGGTGGTGATGCTCACTGTTTCCGAAGAGGCGGACGAACTCGCCGAGGCGCTGCATCGCGGGGCCATGGGCTACCTCGTAAAGAACATCGACGTCGCCGCACTGGTGGCCGCTGTGCACAAGGCCGCGCGCGGCGAACCGGTGATCGCGGACTGCATGACCACCAAGCTCGTCGCCCGCTTTCGCGAGCAGGCCCCGCAGCCTGCCGCCGCCCCGACCGATCGGGACCGTCTGACACCGCGCGAGCGTGAAATCGCCGCCTGCCTTGCTCGCGGCGAGAGCAATAAGGAAATCGCCCGCAGCCTGGATGTATCGGAGAGCACGGTGAAGATCCACGTGCAGAACATTCTGAAGAAACTCAACCTTAGCAGCCGTGTGCAAGTGGCCGTATATGCGGTCGAGCATGGACTTGTAGATCCCGGTTAA
- the hmpA gene encoding NO-inducible flavohemoprotein, whose translation MISRKARSYIDASVPVLREYGLAITRTFYRNMFAAHPEFSNLFNMGNQANGAQQQSLASAVFAYATNIENAAALDPVIRRIAHKHASVGIKAEHYPIVGHYLLGAIQEVLGEAATPAIIAAWDEAYAELATALINIENALYRQTQTVPGELRDMRVTKIRVESEDIKAFVLEAVDGQAISAFKPGQYLSVAVKFEDGATQLRQYSLSDAPHPQYLQISVKREQSTDNKPAGRVSNWLHKHIQLGSLIKVTHPFGDFTPDTESTNPIVLLSAGVGITPMISVVNRIAQVNPVREVIFAHAVKSLAWHAHRSDLDLARKRMPNLQTLTFYKDLAEADHTDPSICAGRMLVSRLPVWPLDQASVYLCGPVKFMQEQWRALLEAGVPAARLHREVFGPELLNYLD comes from the coding sequence ATGATTTCGAGAAAAGCGCGGTCTTATATTGATGCCAGTGTGCCTGTGCTGCGTGAGTATGGCTTGGCAATCACCCGTACCTTCTACCGCAATATGTTTGCTGCGCATCCAGAGTTCAGCAATCTTTTTAACATGGGCAACCAGGCCAATGGGGCTCAACAGCAATCGTTGGCCTCGGCTGTCTTTGCATATGCCACCAATATCGAGAACGCAGCAGCACTTGATCCGGTGATAAGACGGATTGCACACAAGCATGCTTCGGTTGGTATCAAGGCAGAGCATTATCCCATCGTTGGGCACTACTTGCTTGGCGCGATCCAGGAAGTGCTAGGGGAGGCAGCGACACCCGCTATTATTGCTGCATGGGATGAGGCCTATGCGGAGTTGGCTACCGCACTCATCAACATTGAGAACGCGTTGTACCGGCAAACCCAAACAGTGCCGGGTGAACTGAGAGACATGCGCGTCACCAAAATTCGTGTTGAGAGCGAAGACATTAAGGCATTTGTTCTGGAAGCCGTGGATGGTCAAGCAATTTCTGCATTTAAGCCCGGCCAATATTTGAGCGTCGCTGTCAAGTTTGAGGATGGAGCGACCCAACTGCGCCAATACAGTTTGTCGGATGCACCGCATCCACAATATTTGCAAATCTCGGTCAAACGCGAACAGAGTACCGATAACAAACCGGCTGGCCGAGTCTCGAACTGGTTGCACAAACATATCCAATTGGGGAGCCTCATAAAGGTGACGCATCCGTTCGGCGATTTTACGCCGGATACCGAATCAACCAACCCTATCGTTCTACTATCGGCCGGCGTTGGTATTACGCCCATGATTTCGGTAGTGAACCGCATTGCTCAAGTAAATCCTGTGCGTGAGGTTATATTTGCTCATGCTGTAAAGAGTCTCGCATGGCATGCACATCGCAGTGACCTTGACCTAGCAAGAAAGCGTATGCCGAATTTACAAACATTAACATTCTATAAAGACCTGGCGGAAGCAGACCACACTGATCCATCGATATGTGCTGGCCGTATGCTGGTTTCCAGGCTCCCAGTTTGGCCGCTTGACCAAGCAAGTGTTTATCTTTGCGGCCCGGTCAAGTTCATGCAGGAGCAATGGCGCGCATTATTGGAGGCTGGCGTACCGGCGGCGCGATTGCATCGCGAAGTTTTTGGCCCTGAGCTACTGAATTACCTTGACTGA
- a CDS encoding peroxiredoxin family protein, translating to MNLPLNHYVRLPEWQVSTWVNTPRSITLESLRGKVVLLHTFQMLCPGCVMHALPQAERVHQTFSDQDVAVVGLHTVFEHHSAMNVDALHAFIREFRWSFPIGVDQASPDGDVPRTMTAYGLRGTPSHIVLDQHGFVRMHQFGRVDDLNLGGLIGQLLAEADHDNSNLRMNGQVMPDIVVGNCTQEGCSR from the coding sequence ATGAACCTACCGCTTAATCACTACGTGCGACTACCAGAGTGGCAGGTCAGCACATGGGTAAATACACCTCGCTCTATTACGCTCGAGTCACTGCGAGGCAAGGTGGTCTTGCTTCACACGTTTCAGATGCTTTGTCCTGGATGCGTGATGCATGCCCTTCCTCAAGCAGAGCGAGTACATCAGACTTTTTCCGATCAAGACGTTGCTGTCGTTGGGCTACACACAGTATTCGAACATCATTCGGCGATGAATGTAGACGCGTTACATGCATTTATCCGGGAGTTTCGTTGGAGTTTTCCCATAGGGGTTGATCAGGCCTCGCCTGACGGCGACGTGCCGCGCACGATGACTGCTTACGGATTGCGAGGCACGCCTAGCCACATTGTCTTGGATCAACACGGCTTCGTTCGCATGCACCAATTTGGCCGCGTAGACGATCTCAATTTAGGTGGGCTGATAGGACAGCTCCTCGCAGAGGCAGATCACGACAACAGCAACTTGCGCATGAATGGGCAAGTCATGCCAGATATTGTCGTTGGAAATTGCACCCAAGAGGGATGCTCAAGATAA
- a CDS encoding carboxymuconolactone decarboxylase family protein — MSYVAIIDPNNTTSDRQSLLANIHGAFGVTPNMFKVVANSPAALRSMWGAFGALGAGVISPKLGEQIAVAVANRNACEYCLAAHTALGRKAGASAEEMSAAQGGSSADPKTAAALRFALQLVEARGQVDEDDVEAVRSAGFNDEEIVEILAHVALNLFTNYVNVAFAVPVDFPAVKLR; from the coding sequence ATGTCTTATGTCGCCATTATTGATCCCAATAACACCACTTCCGATCGCCAATCCCTTTTGGCAAATATTCATGGTGCATTCGGCGTTACACCAAACATGTTCAAAGTCGTGGCCAATTCGCCTGCTGCGCTACGCAGCATGTGGGGTGCCTTCGGCGCCTTGGGTGCCGGCGTAATCTCGCCCAAACTCGGCGAACAAATTGCCGTCGCCGTCGCGAATCGGAATGCTTGCGAGTACTGCTTGGCAGCCCACACAGCCTTAGGGCGCAAGGCTGGTGCCAGCGCGGAGGAAATGTCAGCTGCGCAGGGTGGAAGTTCGGCTGATCCCAAGACCGCTGCCGCATTGCGCTTTGCGCTGCAACTCGTGGAAGCACGTGGCCAAGTGGACGAGGACGACGTAGAGGCTGTGCGTTCGGCCGGCTTCAACGATGAAGAGATCGTTGAAATCCTGGCTCATGTGGCACTGAATCTTTTCACAAACTATGTGAATGTAGCATTCGCTGTGCCGGTCGATTTTCCGGCAGTGAAACTGCGTTAA